In a single window of the Dreissena polymorpha isolate Duluth1 chromosome 3, UMN_Dpol_1.0, whole genome shotgun sequence genome:
- the LOC127875144 gene encoding uncharacterized protein LOC127875144: MRYSILQCDSTSTCHRPLVLSSSTLDDINVVRPNMLTVPEPPVAEGPEPQPGTTSRECISDTGSWYALPTGAQWTEWAKAEGIRPNPKGVYIWSETEEDDVFEDEPALRLSTSESSRSSRVTHVSSSSRSSSPASSSGSSATSGSSGD; this comes from the exons ATGAGGTATTCAATATTGCAGTGCGACAGTACCTCGACATGCCATCGACCTCTCGTACTGTCATCCAGTACTCTTGACGACATTAATGTCGTACGCCCTAACATGCTGACGGTACCAGAGCCGCCGGTCGCGGAAGGACCCGAGCCACAACCCGGGACGACATCACGGGAATGTATATCAGACACAGGA TCGTGGTATGCTTTGCCGACGGGGGCGCAGTGGACGGAGTGGGCGAAGGCAGAGGGGATTCGTCCGAACCCTAAGGGAGTGTACATC TGGAGCGAGACCGAAGAGGACGACGTGTTTGAGGACGAACCTGCATTAAGGTTGTCGACCTCCGAGTCATCCAGATCGTCCAGGGTAACACACGTGTCCTCTTCGTCCAGGTCGTCTTCACCCGCGTCCTCTTCGGGTAGCTCTGCCACGTCGGGCTCATCGGGGGACTAA